A single region of the Ictalurus punctatus breed USDA103 chromosome 26, Coco_2.0, whole genome shotgun sequence genome encodes:
- the esf1 gene encoding ESF1 homolog isoform X2 has protein sequence MSLKKEPGADERFARVKKDPRFWEMPDVEQKVRIDKRFQSMFHDERFKLKYTVDKRGRPVNHTSTEDLKRFYKLSDSEQSDAESDADADAAQEEQKKKKKKTKKAKAKEDELQDEKGEEPVSEKAVKKKALKSNECEKIRKSEPVKGVRVVEEDDDDDDDEDEEYSDTDKGVGFSADDDDDDDDDGEEDEDESESEDDSDSGPDLARGKGNIETSSEEEDEVEDILHHEEEEIEHDWGEMWKDAPRTEQVSCRLAVCNMNWDRLKAKDLLALFSSFKPKGGAVLSVTIYPSEFGKERLKAEQTQGPLELTSLPDDPDADTEDQRIYREKVRDYQFKRLRYYYAVVECDSPETAAKIYEECDGFEYESSCSTLDLRFIPDSMTFEDEAKDRATDVDLSTYKPKLFTSTATTTAKVELTWDETDHDRITTLSKNFNKDELLNMDFQAYLASSSEDEEDEVEAEETKPAERATEEDEKKGGKKGKKEEEQIAKYRQLLQSIQDKDRKEKDKDMEMEITWVPGLKESAEKLVKKKMEGKDNLTPWEEFLEKKKEKKKEKRKGKKEAEVQDETAISDDELPPDVDLDDPFFSEELGGATGTAQKVKKSKKSKKGEEQLTAEEEAELEKRKAEIALLMDDDDEKHRHFNYDQIVEQQNLSKKKKKKLLKNNTLLEEDNFKVDLQDPRFQAMFTSHLYNLDPSDPAYKKTRGTQSILEEKQRRREEQQRGQQEALQSQNPSRKTEEKESTDGAETRDPTAPVAPSKAPDPSLSLLIKSVKNKTEQFHARKKQRTK, from the exons ATGTCGTTGAAGAAAGAGCCGGGCGCCGACGAGCGCTTCGCCCGCGTCAAAAAAGACCCGCGCTTCTGGGAGATGCCGGACGTGGAGCAGAAAGTGCGCATCGACAAGCGCTTCCAGTCCATGTTCCACGACGAGCGCTTCAAGCTGAAGTACACGGTGGACAAACGCGGCCGTCCCGTCAACCACACGTCCACCGAGGACCTGAAACGCTTCTACAAACTGTCCGACTCGGAGCAGAGCGACGCCGAGTCTGACGCCGACGCCGACGCCGCacaggaggagcagaagaagaagaagaagaagacaaagaaagcAAAAGCAAAGGAGGATGAGCTTCAGGAtgaaaagggggaggagcctgTGTCTGAAAAAGCTGTAAAGAAAAAGGCGTTAAAATCCAACGAGTGTGAGAAGATCAGGAAATCAGAGCCGGTTAAAGGAGTGCGAGTCGTCGAagaag atgatgatgatgatgatgatgaagatgaagaataTAGTGACACTGACAAAGGAGTAGGTTTCtccgctgatgatgatgatgatgatgatgatgatggggaggaagatgaagatgagagTGAGTCGGAGGACGACAGTGACAGCGGTCCTGATCTGGCCCGAGGGAAAGGCAACATCGAGACGAGCTctgaggaagaggatgaggtGGAGGACATCCTGCATCATGAGGAAGAGGAGATTGAACACGACTGGGGGGAGATGTGGAAGGACGCTCCACGCACTGAGCAg gtcagtTGCAGGTTAGCAGTGTGTAACATGAACTGGGACCGGCTCAAAGCTAAAGACCTGCTGGCTCTGTTCAGCTCCTTCAAACCTAAAGGAGGAGCGGTGCTGTCCGTCACG atctACCCCTCAGAGTTTGGTAAGGAGAGGCTGAAGGCGGAGCAGACTCAGGGCCCTCTGGAGCTCACCAGCCTCCCAGACGACCCAGACGCAGACACTGAGGATCagag GATCTATAGGGAGAAGGTGCGAGATTATCAATTTAAGCGTCTGCGTTACTACTATGCCGTGGTGGAGTGCGACTCGCCCGAAACGGCCGCCAAAATCTACGAGGAGTGCGACGGCTTCGAGTACGAGAGCAGCTGCTCGACGCTGGACCTGCG GTTCATCCCCGACAGCATGACGTTTGAAGACGAAGCGAAAGACAGAGCGACGGACGTGGATTTGTCCACCTACAAACCCAAACTGTTCACCTCCACCGCCACCACTACAGCTAAG GTGGAGTTAACGTGGGACGAGACGGATCACGATCGCATCACCACCCTCAGTAAGAATTTCAACAAGGACGAGCTGCTAAACATGGACTTCCAGGCCTACCTCGCGTCCTCCAGTGAAGATGAGGAGGACGAGGTCGAGGCAGAAG AGACGAAGCCGGCGGAGCGAGCGACGGAGGAGGACGAGAAGAAAGGAGGGAAGAAGGGCAAGAAGGAGGAAGAGCAGATCGCTAAATACCGCCAGCTCCTGCAGAGCATCCAGGATAAAGACAGGAAGGAGAAGGACAAGGACATGGAGATGGAGATCACGTGGGTGCCAG gGTTAAAGGAGAGCGCTGAGAAActggtgaagaagaagatggaggGAAAAGACAACCTGACTCCGTGGGAGGAGTTtctggagaagaagaaggagaagaagaaagagaagaggaaaggaaagaag GAAGCCGAGGTCCAGGACGAGACCGCGATCAGCGACGACGAACTTCCTCCTGACGTCGACCTCGACGACCCCTTCTTCTCTGAAGAGCTGGGAGGTGCTACTG GGACGGCCCAGAAAGTCAAGAAATCGAAGAAGAgcaaaaagggggaggagcaaCTAACGGCAGAGGAGGAGGCGGAGCTAGAGAAACGGAAG GCCGAAATAGCGCTCCTGATGGACGATGACGACGAGAAGCACCGGCATTTTAATTACGATCAGATCGTTGAGCAGCAGAACCTgagtaagaagaagaagaagaagctccTGAAGAACAACACGCTGCTGGAGGAGGACAACTTCAAG GTGGACTTGCAGGACCCGCGTTTCCAGGCCATGTTCACGTCCCACCTGTACAACCTGGACCCCTCAGACCCGGCCTACAAGAAGACCAGAGGTACTCAGAGCATCCTGGAGGAGAAGCAGAGACGGCGGGAGGAGCAGCAGCGCGGCCAGCAGGAGGCGCTCCAGAGTCAGAACCCCAGCAGGAAaacagaggagaaagagagcacAGACGGTGCGGAGACGAGAGACCCGACAGCACCCGTGGCCCCGAGTAAAGCCCCGGACCCGAGTCTGTCTCTGCTCATCAAGTCTGTGAAGAACAAGACCGAGCAATTTCACGCCCGCAAGAAACAGAGGACAAAATAG
- the esf1 gene encoding ESF1 homolog isoform X1, with translation MSLKKEPGADERFARVKKDPRFWEMPDVEQKVRIDKRFQSMFHDERFKLKYTVDKRGRPVNHTSTEDLKRFYKLSDSEQSDAESDADADAAQEEQKKKKKKTKKAKAKEDELQDEKGEEPVSEKAVKKKALKSNECEKIRKSEPVKGVRVVEEGDDDDDDDEDEEYSDTDKGVGFSADDDDDDDDDGEEDEDESESEDDSDSGPDLARGKGNIETSSEEEDEVEDILHHEEEEIEHDWGEMWKDAPRTEQVSCRLAVCNMNWDRLKAKDLLALFSSFKPKGGAVLSVTIYPSEFGKERLKAEQTQGPLELTSLPDDPDADTEDQRIYREKVRDYQFKRLRYYYAVVECDSPETAAKIYEECDGFEYESSCSTLDLRFIPDSMTFEDEAKDRATDVDLSTYKPKLFTSTATTTAKVELTWDETDHDRITTLSKNFNKDELLNMDFQAYLASSSEDEEDEVEAEETKPAERATEEDEKKGGKKGKKEEEQIAKYRQLLQSIQDKDRKEKDKDMEMEITWVPGLKESAEKLVKKKMEGKDNLTPWEEFLEKKKEKKKEKRKGKKEAEVQDETAISDDELPPDVDLDDPFFSEELGGATGTAQKVKKSKKSKKGEEQLTAEEEAELEKRKAEIALLMDDDDEKHRHFNYDQIVEQQNLSKKKKKKLLKNNTLLEEDNFKVDLQDPRFQAMFTSHLYNLDPSDPAYKKTRGTQSILEEKQRRREEQQRGQQEALQSQNPSRKTEEKESTDGAETRDPTAPVAPSKAPDPSLSLLIKSVKNKTEQFHARKKQRTK, from the exons ATGTCGTTGAAGAAAGAGCCGGGCGCCGACGAGCGCTTCGCCCGCGTCAAAAAAGACCCGCGCTTCTGGGAGATGCCGGACGTGGAGCAGAAAGTGCGCATCGACAAGCGCTTCCAGTCCATGTTCCACGACGAGCGCTTCAAGCTGAAGTACACGGTGGACAAACGCGGCCGTCCCGTCAACCACACGTCCACCGAGGACCTGAAACGCTTCTACAAACTGTCCGACTCGGAGCAGAGCGACGCCGAGTCTGACGCCGACGCCGACGCCGCacaggaggagcagaagaagaagaagaagaagacaaagaaagcAAAAGCAAAGGAGGATGAGCTTCAGGAtgaaaagggggaggagcctgTGTCTGAAAAAGCTGTAAAGAAAAAGGCGTTAAAATCCAACGAGTGTGAGAAGATCAGGAAATCAGAGCCGGTTAAAGGAGTGCGAGTCGTCGAagaag gagatgatgatgatgatgatgatgaagatgaagaataTAGTGACACTGACAAAGGAGTAGGTTTCtccgctgatgatgatgatgatgatgatgatgatggggaggaagatgaagatgagagTGAGTCGGAGGACGACAGTGACAGCGGTCCTGATCTGGCCCGAGGGAAAGGCAACATCGAGACGAGCTctgaggaagaggatgaggtGGAGGACATCCTGCATCATGAGGAAGAGGAGATTGAACACGACTGGGGGGAGATGTGGAAGGACGCTCCACGCACTGAGCAg gtcagtTGCAGGTTAGCAGTGTGTAACATGAACTGGGACCGGCTCAAAGCTAAAGACCTGCTGGCTCTGTTCAGCTCCTTCAAACCTAAAGGAGGAGCGGTGCTGTCCGTCACG atctACCCCTCAGAGTTTGGTAAGGAGAGGCTGAAGGCGGAGCAGACTCAGGGCCCTCTGGAGCTCACCAGCCTCCCAGACGACCCAGACGCAGACACTGAGGATCagag GATCTATAGGGAGAAGGTGCGAGATTATCAATTTAAGCGTCTGCGTTACTACTATGCCGTGGTGGAGTGCGACTCGCCCGAAACGGCCGCCAAAATCTACGAGGAGTGCGACGGCTTCGAGTACGAGAGCAGCTGCTCGACGCTGGACCTGCG GTTCATCCCCGACAGCATGACGTTTGAAGACGAAGCGAAAGACAGAGCGACGGACGTGGATTTGTCCACCTACAAACCCAAACTGTTCACCTCCACCGCCACCACTACAGCTAAG GTGGAGTTAACGTGGGACGAGACGGATCACGATCGCATCACCACCCTCAGTAAGAATTTCAACAAGGACGAGCTGCTAAACATGGACTTCCAGGCCTACCTCGCGTCCTCCAGTGAAGATGAGGAGGACGAGGTCGAGGCAGAAG AGACGAAGCCGGCGGAGCGAGCGACGGAGGAGGACGAGAAGAAAGGAGGGAAGAAGGGCAAGAAGGAGGAAGAGCAGATCGCTAAATACCGCCAGCTCCTGCAGAGCATCCAGGATAAAGACAGGAAGGAGAAGGACAAGGACATGGAGATGGAGATCACGTGGGTGCCAG gGTTAAAGGAGAGCGCTGAGAAActggtgaagaagaagatggaggGAAAAGACAACCTGACTCCGTGGGAGGAGTTtctggagaagaagaaggagaagaagaaagagaagaggaaaggaaagaag GAAGCCGAGGTCCAGGACGAGACCGCGATCAGCGACGACGAACTTCCTCCTGACGTCGACCTCGACGACCCCTTCTTCTCTGAAGAGCTGGGAGGTGCTACTG GGACGGCCCAGAAAGTCAAGAAATCGAAGAAGAgcaaaaagggggaggagcaaCTAACGGCAGAGGAGGAGGCGGAGCTAGAGAAACGGAAG GCCGAAATAGCGCTCCTGATGGACGATGACGACGAGAAGCACCGGCATTTTAATTACGATCAGATCGTTGAGCAGCAGAACCTgagtaagaagaagaagaagaagctccTGAAGAACAACACGCTGCTGGAGGAGGACAACTTCAAG GTGGACTTGCAGGACCCGCGTTTCCAGGCCATGTTCACGTCCCACCTGTACAACCTGGACCCCTCAGACCCGGCCTACAAGAAGACCAGAGGTACTCAGAGCATCCTGGAGGAGAAGCAGAGACGGCGGGAGGAGCAGCAGCGCGGCCAGCAGGAGGCGCTCCAGAGTCAGAACCCCAGCAGGAAaacagaggagaaagagagcacAGACGGTGCGGAGACGAGAGACCCGACAGCACCCGTGGCCCCGAGTAAAGCCCCGGACCCGAGTCTGTCTCTGCTCATCAAGTCTGTGAAGAACAAGACCGAGCAATTTCACGCCCGCAAGAAACAGAGGACAAAATAG
- the btbd3a gene encoding BTB/POZ domain-containing protein 3a, producing MAADLYAAKKLPSVTATAVQQYQQQNISNNNTVQGCNWQGLYPTIRERNAVMFNNELMADVHFVVGPPGGTQRVPGHKYILAVGSSVFYAMFYGELAEDKDEIRIPDVEPHSFLAMLKYIYCDEIDLCADTVLATLYAAKKYMVPHLARACVAFLETSLSARNACVLLSQSCLFEEPELTRRCWQVIDAQAELALRSDAFCDIDLRTLESILRRETLNASETVVLEAALSWAEAECQRRELQPTVENKRLVLGEALYLIRVPAMSLDEFANGAAQCGLLTLAETNAVFLWHTAANKPELPFVSQPRKGLTPQRCHRFQSCAYRSNQWRYRGRCDSIQFAVDRRVFIAGFGLYGSSCGSTEYQAKIELKRQGATLGLAVVKYFSDGSSGTFPVFFEHPVQVEPDTFYTASVVLDGNELSYFGQEGMTEVQCGKVTFQFQCSSDSTNGTGVQGGQIPELIFYA from the exons ATGGCCGCCGACCTTTACGCTGCTAAGAAGTTGCCCTCGGTGACGGCTACGGCGGTGCAGCAGTACCAACAGCAGAacatcagcaacaacaacaCTGTTCAGGGCTGCAACTGGCAAGGCCTCTATCCCACCATCAGagagag AAACGCAGTCATGTTTAACAACGAGCTGATGGCAGACGTGCATTTCGTAGTCGGCCCTCCCGGGGGCACGCAAAGAGTGccggggcacaag tacATCCTGGCCGTCGGGAGCTCCGTGTTCTACGCCATGTTCTACGGGGAGCTGGCGGAGGATAAGGACGAGATCCGCATCCCAGACGTCGAGCCACATTCCTTCCTGGCCATGCTCAA ATACATCTACTGTGATGAGATCGACCTGTGTGCGGACACCGTTCTGGCCACGCTGTACGCCGCCAAGAAGTACATGGTTCCTCACCTGGCGCGTGCCTGCGTGGCGTTCCTGGAGACCAGCCTGAGCGCTCGTAACGCCTGCGTGCTGCTGTCGCAGAGCTGCCTGTTCGAGGAGCCGGAGCTGACGCGCCGCTGCTGGCAGGTGATCGACGCGCAGGCCGAGCTCGCGCTGCGTTCTGACGCCTTCTGCGACATCGACCTGCGCACGCTGGAGAGCATCCTCCGGCGTGAGACCCTCAACGCCAGTGAGACGGTCGTTCTGGAGGCGGCGCTCAGCTGGGCCGAGGCCGAGTGCCAGCGCCGCGAACTCCAACCCACTGTCGAAAACAAGAGGCTGGTGCTGGGCGAGGCTCTGTACCTCATCCGCGTCCCGGCGATGTCGCTGGACGAGTTCGCCAACGGCGCGGCGCAGTGCGGCCTGCTCACGCTCGCCGAGACCAACGCCGTCTTCCTGTGGCACACGGCGGCGAACAAACCCGAGCTGCCCTTCGTCAGCCAGCCGAGGAAAGGCCTGACTCCCCAGCGCTGCCACCGCTTCCAGTCGTGTGCCTACCGTAGCAACCAGTGGCGTTACCGCGGACGCTGTGACAGCATTCAGTTCGCCGTGGACAGGCGCGTGTTCATCGCCGGCTTCGGCCTCTACGGCTCCAGCTGCGGCTCGACCGAGTACCAGGCCAAGATCGAGCTCAAGCGGCAGGGCGCCACGCTGGGCCTCGCCGTCGTCAAGTACTTCTCGGACGGCTCCAGCGGCACGTTCCCGGTGTTCTTCGAACACCCGGTGCAGGTCGAGCCCGACACGTTCTACACGGCCAGCGTGGTGCTGGACGGCAACGAGCTCAGCTACTTCGGCCAAGAAGGGATGACCGAGGTGCAGTGCGGGAAGGTCACCTTCCAGTTCCAGTGCTCCTCGGACAGTACCAACGGCACCGGAGTGCAGGGGGGACAGATACCCGAGCTCATATTTTATGCCTGA